A single region of the Malaclemys terrapin pileata isolate rMalTer1 chromosome 2, rMalTer1.hap1, whole genome shotgun sequence genome encodes:
- the LOC128831186 gene encoding uncharacterized protein LOC128831186 produces the protein MKDRGHNRDTQQCRVKIKELRQAYHKAREANGRSGAEPQTCRFYAELHAILGGAATTTPTVCYDSINGETHREDGSGNEEDEDGGTVGSSQQQGSGETGFPNSQDMFVTLDLEPVTPKLTQETSAANVSPSQRLVNIRKRKRRTWDDMFTELQMSSHADRAQQNAWRQSMLDMRKAQYEREERWRAEWRDEKSKWRAEDDRWRQLADRRQESMLHLLEHQTDMLERMVELQERQQEQRPPLQPLFNQQPSSPSSIASSPRRPRTRWGGLRPPSHSTPDDRPSIRRLAFNKS, from the exons atgaaggaccgaggccataacagggacacacagcagtgccgggtgaaaattaaggagctacggcaagcttaccataaagccagagaagcaaacggaaggtccggggcagagccgcaaacttgccgcttctacgcagagctgcatgccattctagggggtgcagccaccactaccccaaccgtgtgctatgactccatcaatggagaaacacacagggaagacggttcggggaacgaggaagatgaggatggaggtactgtaggtagttcacagcagcaaggaagcggagaaaccggtttccccaacagccaggatatgtttgtgaccctggacctggaaccagtaacccccaaactcacacaggagacctctg ctgcaaatgtttctccttcgcagaggctagtgaacattagaaagagaaaacgtaggacgtgggacgatatgttcacggagctgcagatgtcctcccacgctgatagagcacagcagaatgcgtggaggcagtcaatgttggacatgagaaaagcacaatatgaacgagaggagaggtggcgggctgaatggcgggatgaaaagagcaagtggcgggctgaagacgataggtggcgtcagcttgcagacagacggcaagagtcaatgctccatctgctggagcatcaaactgatatgctcgagcgtatggttgagctgcaggaaaggcagcaggagcagagaccgccgctacagcccctgtttaaccaacagccctcctccccaagttccatagcctcctcacccagacgcccaagaacacggtgggggggcctccgtccacccagtcactccaccccagatgatcgcccaagcatcagaaggctggccttcaataagagttaa